A stretch of Camelina sativa cultivar DH55 chromosome 18, Cs, whole genome shotgun sequence DNA encodes these proteins:
- the LOC104761895 gene encoding cytochrome c oxidase assembly factor 6: MAVDTYASSNPNEVHEDVLQKARDACYKARDAFYSCLEKESGKKPTEIATVGLLYPKECSNSRTQFVNNCRSSWVKHFDREYCRNKRVQRLLDDGDERKGPMSLPQPYTFKPSPST; encoded by the exons ATGGCTGTGGATACTTACGCGTCGTCGAACCCTAATGAGGTTCATGAGGATGTTCTTCAGAAAGCTAGAGATGCTTGCTACAAG GCCAGAGATGCTTTTTACTCTTGTCTTGAAAAGGAATCTGGTAAAAAGCCAACTGAAATCGCGACCGTGGGTCTTCTCTACCCGAAGGAGTGTAGCAATTCTAGAACCCAATTCGTCAACAACTGTCGCTCCTCTTGG GTGAAGCATTTCGATAGGGAGTACTGTAGGAACAAGAGAGTTCAAAGGCTGTTGGATGATGGAGATGAGAGGAAAGGTCCAATGTCACTTCCTCAGCCTTACACTTTCAAGCCTTCTCCTTCAACTTAG
- the LOC104761896 gene encoding transcription factor bHLH82, with protein sequence MGREQRKTTEEEEEMENGNGEGKGEFINQNNDFFLDSMSMLSSLPPCWDPSLPPPPPPPNSLFHALSVDTPFPDQFHHPQESGGPTIGSQDGLQAQGTVSTTSAPVARQKPRVRARRGQATDPHSIAERLRRERIAERMKSLQELVPNTNKTDKASMLDEIIEYVRFLQLQVKVLSMSRLGGAGAVGPRLNGLSAEAGGRLNALTAPCNGVNGNGNATGSSNESLRSTEQRVAKLMEEDMGSAMQYLQGKGLCLMPISLATAISSSSTHSRGSLFHPISTPVAAEDANVAAAVAAPEASSTMDDVSAASKA encoded by the exons atgggGAGGGAACAGAGGAAGacgacagaagaagaagaagagatggagaatgGGAATGGAGAAGGAAAGGGAGAgttcataaaccaaaacaatgacTTTTTTCTTGATTCCATGTCTATGCTCTCTTCTCTCCCTCCTTGCTGGGAtccatctcttcctcctcctcctccgccaccaaaCTCTCTCTTCCACGCTCTCTCCGTCGACACCCCTTTCCCTGACCAGTTCCATCACCCTCAG GAGTCAGGTGGTCCAACAATTGGCAGCCAAGATGGGTTACAAGCACAAGGGACCGTCTCGACCACCAGCGCACCTGTTGCTCGTCAAAAGCCAAGGGTGCGAGCAAGGAGAGGCCAAGCCACCGATCCTCACAGCATTGCTGAGCGG CTAAGGAGGGAACGCATTGCAGAGCGTATGAAGTCTCTTCAAGAACTGGTTCCTAACACCAACAAG ACGGATAAGGCATCAATGTTGGATGAGATCATCGAGTATGTTAGGTTCCTTCAGCTTCAAGTCAAAGTACTAAGCATGAGCAGATTGGGAGGTGCAGGTGCAGTTGGTCCACGCCTCAATGGTCTCTCCGCCGAG GCAGGAGGGAGGCTCAACGCCCTCACTGCACCTTGCAATGGCGTAAACGGGAATGGAAACGCGACAGGATCATCCAATGAGAGCTTAAGGTCAACAGAACAGAGGGTAGCAAAACTGATGGAAGAAGACATGGGATCAGCAATGCAGTACCTTCAAGGGAAGGGGCTTTGCTTGATGCCCATCTCTCTAGCAACCGCGATATCATCCTCAAGCACTCACTCTCGTGGATCTCTCTTCCACCCCATCTCCACTCCCGTCGCAGCAGAGGATGCAAATGTAGCAGCAGCAGTTGCTGCACCTGAAGCCTCCTCGACTATGGATGATGTATCTGCTGCCTCCAAGGCCTGA
- the LOC104761897 gene encoding protein RTF2 homolog isoform X2 — translation MMHSRRQILVKSPDFNRTIALQLDPAQSVLTLSGITSLLESSSSHRNSLSDFCVALDGKLLNGSTRIQVSKLPSFSMLTLYPRLRGGGGDGGATGAESRDCYLNMYAEKKPDKVDRNEQRLSKWLNCALSNEPLAEPCVIDLLGNLFNKEALVHALLSKRVPKQFSHIEGLKDMVNIKLTPVAGSDGSSQDTTSSQFQCPVSGLEFNGKYKFFALRRCAHVMSSKALKEVKSSSCLVCHADVKESDKIVINGTEEEVSSLREKMEEEKAKLREKKAKLREEKAKLREMKGVSNKSQNGTAVVADTGAKVAKMADTGAKVAKMADTGAKVAKRQMDDGNVNGNGITVKKFKAADKVPVNATKEVYASLFTSSKKKSDFRETYSCRSLPLGRN, via the exons ATGATGCACAGCCGGCGCCAGATCTTAGTTAAATCCCCAGACTTTAATCGGACCATCGCTCTCCAATTGGATCCGGCGCAATCTGTATTAACTCTTTCGGGTATCACTTCTTTACTCGAATCGTCGTCGTCGCATCGTAATTCGTTATCGGATTTTTGCGTTGCTCTAGATGGGAAGCTTTTGAATGGCTCTACACGGATCCAAGTATCTAAGCTTCCTTCTTTCTCCATGCTCACTCTTTACCCTCGCCTCCGTGGAGGTGGAGGAGATGGCGGTGCGACGGGAGCCGAGTCTCGTGATTGTTACCTCAATATGTACGCCGAGAAGAAACCTGACAAGGTTGATCGGAATGAGCAGAGGCTCTCTAAATGGTTGAATTGTGCTTTGTCTAACGAACCTTTGGCTGAGCCTTGCGTGATTGATCTCCTCGGGAACTTGTTTAATAAAGAAGCTTTAGTTCATGCTCTGTTGTCTAAGAGGGTGCCTAAGCAATTCTCACACATTGAGGGTTTGAAAGATATGGTGAATATCAAGCTTACACCTGTTGCTGGTTCTGATGGATCATCGCAAGATACCACTAGTTCCCAGTTTCAGTGTCCGGTCTCAGGTCTTGAATTCAATGGAAAGTACAAGTTTTTCGCTTTGAGGCGATGCGCACATGTGATGAGTTCGAAGGCGTTGAAGGAAGTGAAGTCTTCTTCGTGTTTGGTGTGTCACGCGGATGTCAAAGAGTCTGATAAGATTGTGATCAACGGTACAGAGGAGGAAGTGAGCTCGTTGAGGgagaagatggaggaggagaaagcaaagctgagagagaagaaagcaaaGCTGAGAGAGGAGAAGGCAAAGCTGAGAGAGATGAAAGGTGTCTCAAATAAGAGCCAGAACGGCACTGCTGTGGTGGCTGATACAGGAGCAAAGGTCGCAAAGATGGCTGATACAGGAGCTAAGGTTGCAAAGATGGCTGATACAGGAGCAAAG GTCGCAAAGAGACAGATGGATGATGGGAATGTCAATGGCAATGGTATTACTGTGAAGAAATTCAAAGCGGCCGATAAAGTTCCGGTTAATGCTACCAAGGAAGTCTACGCTTCTCTCTTTACTTCCTCCAAGAAGAAGTCTGATTTCAGGGAGACTTACTCTTGCAGGTCTCTCCCTCTCGGTAGGAACTGA
- the LOC104761897 gene encoding protein RTF2 homolog isoform X1, whose product MMHSRRQILVKSPDFNRTIALQLDPAQSVLTLSGITSLLESSSSHRNSLSDFCVALDGKLLNGSTRIQVSKLPSFSMLTLYPRLRGGGGDGGATGAESRDCYLNMYAEKKPDKVDRNEQRLSKWLNCALSNEPLAEPCVIDLLGNLFNKEALVHALLSKRVPKQFSHIEGLKDMVNIKLTPVAGSDGSSQDTTSSQFQCPVSGLEFNGKYKFFALRRCAHVMSSKALKEVKSSSCLVCHADVKESDKIVINGTEEEVSSLREKMEEEKAKLREKKAKLREEKAKLREMKGVSNKSQNGTAVVADTGAKVAKMADTGAKVAKMADTGAKVAKMADTGAKVAKRQMDDGNVNGNGITVKKFKAADKVPVNATKEVYASLFTSSKKKSDFRETYSCRSLPLGRN is encoded by the coding sequence ATGATGCACAGCCGGCGCCAGATCTTAGTTAAATCCCCAGACTTTAATCGGACCATCGCTCTCCAATTGGATCCGGCGCAATCTGTATTAACTCTTTCGGGTATCACTTCTTTACTCGAATCGTCGTCGTCGCATCGTAATTCGTTATCGGATTTTTGCGTTGCTCTAGATGGGAAGCTTTTGAATGGCTCTACACGGATCCAAGTATCTAAGCTTCCTTCTTTCTCCATGCTCACTCTTTACCCTCGCCTCCGTGGAGGTGGAGGAGATGGCGGTGCGACGGGAGCCGAGTCTCGTGATTGTTACCTCAATATGTACGCCGAGAAGAAACCTGACAAGGTTGATCGGAATGAGCAGAGGCTCTCTAAATGGTTGAATTGTGCTTTGTCTAACGAACCTTTGGCTGAGCCTTGCGTGATTGATCTCCTCGGGAACTTGTTTAATAAAGAAGCTTTAGTTCATGCTCTGTTGTCTAAGAGGGTGCCTAAGCAATTCTCACACATTGAGGGTTTGAAAGATATGGTGAATATCAAGCTTACACCTGTTGCTGGTTCTGATGGATCATCGCAAGATACCACTAGTTCCCAGTTTCAGTGTCCGGTCTCAGGTCTTGAATTCAATGGAAAGTACAAGTTTTTCGCTTTGAGGCGATGCGCACATGTGATGAGTTCGAAGGCGTTGAAGGAAGTGAAGTCTTCTTCGTGTTTGGTGTGTCACGCGGATGTCAAAGAGTCTGATAAGATTGTGATCAACGGTACAGAGGAGGAAGTGAGCTCGTTGAGGgagaagatggaggaggagaaagcaaagctgagagagaagaaagcaaaGCTGAGAGAGGAGAAGGCAAAGCTGAGAGAGATGAAAGGTGTCTCAAATAAGAGCCAGAACGGCACTGCTGTGGTGGCTGATACAGGAGCAAAGGTCGCAAAGATGGCTGATACAGGAGCTAAGGTTGCAAAGATGGCTGATACAGGAGCAAAGGTTGCAAAGATGGCTGATACAGGAGCAAAGGTCGCAAAGAGACAGATGGATGATGGGAATGTCAATGGCAATGGTATTACTGTGAAGAAATTCAAAGCGGCCGATAAAGTTCCGGTTAATGCTACCAAGGAAGTCTACGCTTCTCTCTTTACTTCCTCCAAGAAGAAGTCTGATTTCAGGGAGACTTACTCTTGCAGGTCTCTCCCTCTCGGTAGGAACTGA
- the LOC104761898 gene encoding trafficking protein particle complex subunit 5-like isoform X1 → MIGVGKMKQYSNVLDKPLSKGKQEVSLTAFAFLFSELVQYNQTQVDNIAELERRLEDAGYAVGSRVLELLCNREKGNRRETRLLGILSFVHSTVWKVLFGKVADSLEKGTEHEDEYMISEKELLVNRFISIPKDMGTFNCGAFVAGIVKGVLDNAGFPAVVTAHFVPIEGQQRPRTTILIKFADEVLKREARLSQ, encoded by the exons atgatcGGAGTTGGGAAGATGAAGCAGTACTCCAACGTGCTTGACAAGCCTCTCAGTAAAGGCAAACAAGAG GTGAGCTTGACCGCATTTGCTTTTTTATTCTCGGAGCTTGTTCAGTACAATCAAACCCAGGTTGACAATATAGCTGAACTTGAGAGAAG ACTAGAGGATGCTGGGTATGCAGTTGGATCTCGAGTTCTGGAGCTCCTTTGCAACCGGGAGAAG GGCAACCGAAGAGAGACGCGGTTACTAGGAATTCTATCTTTCGTTCACAGTACAGTGTGGAAGGTGTTGTTTGGAAAG GTTGCTGATTCACTTGAAAAGGGAACAGAACATGAAGATGAGTATATGATAAGTGAAAAAGAGCTTCTCGTGAACAG GTTCATTTCGATTCCAAAAGACATGGGAACATTCAACTGCGGGGCATTTGTTGCCGGCATAGTGAAG GGAGTTCTGGATAACGCAGGGTTTCCTGCTGTGGTAACGGCTCATTTTGTACCCATTGAAGGACAACAACGTCCTCGGACTACCATTTTGATCAAGTTTGCTGATGAG GTGCTTAAAAGAGAGGCACGGCTAAGCCAATGA
- the LOC104761898 gene encoding trafficking protein particle complex subunit 5-like isoform X2 gives MLGMQLDLEFWSSFATGRRAVRSSMSFCLIGYIVSLFQGNRRETRLLGILSFVHSTVWKVLFGKVADSLEKGTEHEDEYMISEKELLVNRFISIPKDMGTFNCGAFVAGIVKGVLDNAGFPAVVTAHFVPIEGQQRPRTTILIKFADEVLKREARLSQ, from the exons ATGCTGGGTATGCAGTTGGATCTCGAGTTCTGGAGCTCCTTTGCAACCGGGAGAAG AGCTGTAAGGAGTTCAATGTCGTTTTGTCTTATTGGATATATTGTTTCATTGTTTCAGGGCAACCGAAGAGAGACGCGGTTACTAGGAATTCTATCTTTCGTTCACAGTACAGTGTGGAAGGTGTTGTTTGGAAAG GTTGCTGATTCACTTGAAAAGGGAACAGAACATGAAGATGAGTATATGATAAGTGAAAAAGAGCTTCTCGTGAACAG GTTCATTTCGATTCCAAAAGACATGGGAACATTCAACTGCGGGGCATTTGTTGCCGGCATAGTGAAG GGAGTTCTGGATAACGCAGGGTTTCCTGCTGTGGTAACGGCTCATTTTGTACCCATTGAAGGACAACAACGTCCTCGGACTACCATTTTGATCAAGTTTGCTGATGAG GTGCTTAAAAGAGAGGCACGGCTAAGCCAATGA
- the LOC104761899 gene encoding FIP1[V]-like protein: MDEDDEFGDLYSDVLQPFQPPVVLPPPPPPLLPHRSIDLNLRSQDQDVAEANSAPVSRVSNNDAFKLSSSITLSHDTTTTTSRPQAIGDGGGDDKDMSFDIEEPEADSTPTIPGLFVSASEPGLSTTDRGVSQVTTRIEQVGGGGGGGGDGGYGGQGEGDDWDSDSEDDLQIVLNASNRNVMIGGADRRSRMGDNEDDDDEDDDEDPLVIVADTDPNQPMEEQLWGEDGLQGVEGDGKDGGEAGKGTGPGGATGPPKAGYSSHGYHHPFHSQFKYVRPGAAPIPGGAPPTGGITGQVRPPANLGPMVGRGRGDWRPLVMRNASAAQKGFHQSWGGNTAGRGLDFTLPSHKTIFEVDIESFEEKPWRYPGVEMTDYFNFGLNEESWKDYCQQLDQHRIETTMQSRIRVYESGRTDQGYDPDLPPELAAATGAQGVPVDSSNVVKPDSVQGDSAKVPANVRPSLPPGRPIPVETGSGERLPSIDTRAPRMRDLDAIIEIVCHDPHEDEPSGENGADQADSSLPGENVPVETSYVQSRRSDSESAERSPAQDESRKDLPTKQDDEISRSTDDSGQSFRSSSPVGDRGTRSSSVDREDVGGEVGKDAEMEEAHKMSSIVPQSAVQEDDVGESKTERSSESSKARSGNHRDYQRLKDGAEEEVIQDKHYARPANNRKHHDNNAPHQNRKNPDRGKEMERTRAASKGGRENSNPHMEVDSSYMYSIPNREDFDKRKERDVDGGVWHRKEDDPYSRRGGAEGSRKKDHEDDLGSRQRSKMRDNDIRSKDDHIPSRKHMDDIARNTYEVDDHISKRRKDEEYLRRSRPEKNEISYGQRESISRLKRERDDRLEHQKRDFQHKIRDDFDDHSSLRHRDDFYMQRDGNERLRAREDLDKLKLTHEDGLSARGRERQVAVRAHRGSEDRSSRMKDEYKVSDKEHLTKDTTRHTKQIKRRDYAGEESSSHHRGYEDFSARADDIVSNEKKPRQERTGAKSDKVIDTLDGQRLQDRKHKDSRRKIKEQREGSESLRSKQGEQNGNSVVTGSKGTSEARNCRSEIPQQPNATKRHRENASPGDELHDSKRGRTKLERWASHKERDDAVSAKSSSISTKLQENEKTTNGRLNEPVPGSIGKNRDVTEEKSGHDLAETKDGSEKGPGDRHLDTVEKLKKRSERFRLPMPTEKDTTGVKRMESETLPSAKIEGPVDSEVKVERPARKRRWTSS; this comes from the exons ATGGACGAAGACGACGAGTTCGGAGATCTATATTCCGACGTTCTCCAGCCGTTTCAACCTCCCGttgttcttcctcctcctccgcctcctcttcttcctcaccgTTCAATCGACCTTAACCTCCGATCCCAAGATCAAGATGTCGCGGAAGCGAATTCAGCTCCAGTCTCTAGGGTTTCGAACAACGATGCTTTCAAATTATCATCATCCATCACTCTCTCTCACGACACCACGACGACGACGTCTCGTCCTCAAGCAATTGGCGACGGCGGCGGAGACGATAAGGACATGAGCTTTGATATCGAAGAACCCGAGGCCGATTCCACGCCTACGATTCCTGGTCTTTTCGTTTCCGCTTCTGAACCTGGTTTGTCTACTACAGATCGAGGCGTTTCTCAAGTTACGACAAGGATTGAGCAGGttggtggtggcggcggcggcggcggagatGGAGGATATGGAGGAcaaggagaaggagatgatTGGGATAGCGACAGTGAAGATGATTTGCAGATAGTGTTGAATGCGAGTAATCGCAACGTCATGATCGGAGGAGCTGATAGAAGATCAAGAATGGGAGACAAcgaagatgacgatgatgaagatgatgatgaagacccACTTGTTATAGTGGCTGACACGGATCCTAATCAACCTATGGAGGAGCAGCTTTGGGGAGAAGATGGTCTGCAAGGCGTTGAAGGAGATGGCAAAGATGGAGGAGAAGCTGGTAAAGGGACTGGACCTGGAGGTGCTACTGGACCGCCTAAAGCTGGATATAGCAGTCATGGGTATCATCATCCGTTTCATTCTCAGTTTAAG TATGTAAGACCAGGGGCAGCCCCTATTCCTGGAGGTGCTCCACCTACTGGTGGGATCACAGGTCAAGTTCGTCCACCCGCCAACCTTGGTCCTATGGTTGGTCGTGGCAGAGGAGATTGGCGTCCACTGGTAATGAGGAATGCTTCTGCTGCACAGAAAGGCTTCCACCAGTCTTGGGGTGGTAATACAGCTGGGCGGGGACTGGACTTTACTCTTCCCTCTCACAA gacTATATTTGAGGTCGACATAGAGAGTTTCGAGGAAAAGCCTTGGAGATATCCAGGAGTTGAAATGACAGACTACTTCAACTTTGGACTAAATGAGGAGAGCTGGAAAGATTATTGCCAACAGCTG GACCAACACCGTATAGAGACCACGATGCAAAGCAGAATACGTGTTTATGAAAGCGGTAGAACGGATCAG GGTTATGATCCAGATCTACCCCCAGAGTTAGCTGCAGCAACGGGAGCGCAGGGTGTTCCTGTTGATTCTTCAAATGTAGTGAAGCCAGACTCAGTTCAAGGCGATTCAGCTAAAGTGCCAGCCAATGTTCGACCTTCACTA CCCCCTGGAAGACCTATACCTGTGGAAACTGGTTCTGGTGAACGTCTGCCATCCATTGATACGCGGGCTCCTCGAATGCGGGATCTAGATGCTATCATTGAG ATTGTATGTCACGATCCGCATGAGGATGAGCCCTCAGGTGAAAATGGTGCAGATCAAGCTGATAGTAGCCTTCCTGGAGAAAATGTCCCAGTTGAGACTAGTTATGTTCAGAGCCGGAGATCTGACTCGGAATCTGCTGAACGTAGTCCTGCCCAGGATGAGTCACGTAAAGATCTTCCCACAAAGCAAGACGATGAGATCTCTAGAAGCACGGATGATAGTGGTCAGAGTTTTCGTTCATCGTCTCCTGTTGGAGACAGAGGCACAAGGTCATCAAGTGTTGATCGTGAAGATGTGGGAGGTGAAGTTGGCAAAGATGCTGAGATGGAGGAGGCGCATAAAATGAGTTCTATAGTTCCTCAGTCAGCAGTTCAAGAAGATGATGTAGGGGAATCAAAGACGGAGAGAAGTAGTGAAAGCAGCAAAGCAAGATCTGGAAATCATAGAGATTATCAGCGATTAAAGGATGGTGCAGAAGAGGAAGTTATTCAAGATAAGCATTATGCTCGACCAGCTAACAATAGGAAACATCACGATAACAATGCACCACATCAGAATAGAAAGAATCCAGACAGAGGGAAGGAAATGGAAAGAACACGAGCGGCGAGCAAAGGTGGTAGAGAGAATTCTAATCCCCACATGGAGGTTGATTCTAGTTATATGTACTCAATTCCAAATCGCGAGgattttgataaaagaaaagagcGAGATGTTGACGGCGGGGTCTGGCACAGGAAAGAGGATGACCCATATAGTAGAAGAGGTGGGGCTGAAGGATCTAGAAAAAAGGATCATGAAGATGATCTGGGCTCTAGACAGAGGAGTAAAATGCGAGATAATGACATACGCAGCAAAGATGACCATATTCCTTCCAGAAAGCATATGGATGATATTGCTAGAAATACTTATGAAGTGGATGATCACATTAGCAAGAGGAGGAAGGATGAAGAATACTTGAGAAGAAGCCGGcctgaaaaaaatgaaatttcataTGGTCAAAGAGAATCAATCAGCCGCTTGAAACGAGAACGTGATGATAGGTTGGAGCATCAAAAGAGAGATTTCCAACATAAAATCAGAGATGATTTTGACGACCACAGTTCTCTCAGGCACAGGGATGATTTCTATATGCAGAGAGATGGAAACGAGAGGTTGAGGGCGCGTGAGGATTTGGATAAATTGAAGCTAACACACGAGGATGGTTTATCAGCACGAGGAAGAGAGAGGCAGGTGGCTGTAAGGGCCCACAGAGGTTCAGAAGACCGATCATCTAGGATGAAGGATGAGTATAAAGTCTCTGACAAAGAGCATCTCACCAAAGATACAACAAGGCATACTAAACAGATTAAGAGAAGGGACTACGCTGGCGAAGAAAGTTCTTCCCATCATAGAGGATATGAAGACTTCTCTGCACGCGCAGACGACATTGTTAGCAATGAGAAGAAACCAAGGCAGGAGAGGACAGGTGCTAAAAGTGACAAGGTTATTGATACTTTGGATGGCCAGCGATTGCAAGACAGAAAACATAAAGATTCTAGACGAAAAATTAAAGAACAGCGAGAAGGCTCAGAATCATTGAGGAGCAAGCAAGGGGAGCAAAATGGCAATTCCGTAGTGACA GGCTCAAAAGGAACCAGTGAAGCAAGGAATTGCAGGAGTGAGATCCCACAGCAGCCTAACGCCACCAAAAGACACAGGGAAAACGCATCCCCTGGTGATGAGCTACACGATTCAAAGAGAGGACGTACAAAATTGGAGCGTTGGGCAAGccacaaagagagagatgatgCTGTCTCTGCCAAGTCATCATCCATTTCCACAAAACTTCAAGAGAACGAAAAAACTACTAATGGCCGGCTTAATGAACCTGTTCCTGGATCTATTGGCAAGAATCGGGATGTAACTGAAGAGAAAAGTGGTCATGACCTTGCAGAGACCAAAGATGGAAGCGAGAAGGGACCAGGAGACCGGCACTTGGACACGGTTGAGAAACTCAAGAAACGAAGTGAAAGGTTCAGGCTTCCGATGCCCACGGAGAAAGACACTACGGGAGTAAAGAGAATGGAGTCTGAGACGCTGCCCTCTGCAAAAATAGAAGGCCCTGTGGATTCAGAGGTGAAAGTGGAACGGCCAGCAAGGAAAAGACGGTGGACAAGTAGCTGA
- the LOC104761900 gene encoding glycerophosphodiester phosphodiesterase GDPDL6-like has product MDAGRAKTKLIFEFKDPEAIEPTTNKKYSELQQNLAAIKAFASGVLVPKDYIWPVDTAKYLKPATTFVADAHKAGLEVYASGFANDMRTSFNYSFDPSAEYLQFVDNGQFSVDGIITDFPPTASQAITCFSHQKGNLPKVGNALVITHNGASGDYPGCTDLAYEKAVNDGADVIDCSVQMSKDGIAFCHDSADLTASTTAMTTFMSRATSVPEVQPTNGIFSFDLTWAEIQSVKPQIENPFTSTGFLRNPANKNAGKFTTLVDFLEISKAKAVTGVLINIENAAYLASKKGLGVVDAVKSALTNSTLDKQSTQKVLIQSDDSSVLSSFEAVPPYTRVLSIDKEIGDAPKPSIEEIKKHADAVNLKRTSLVTVSQSFATGKTNVVEEMHKANISVYVSVLRNEYISIAFDYFSDPTVELATFIAGSGVDGVITEFPATATRYLRSPCSDLNKDQPYAILPAEAGALMAVADKEAQPPASAPNPPLDAKDVIDPPLPPVANMASSNETVGGQPHTPPPSGTVATAANLSLSLLAMMAFGLLYAA; this is encoded by the exons ATGGACGCAGGCAGAGCCAAGACAAAGCTCATATTCGAGTTCAAAGACCCCGAGGCCATTGAACCCACCACCAACAAGAAATACAGCGAGCTTCAACAGAACCTCGCAGCAATTAAGGCCTTTGCTTCAGGCGTTCTTGTCCCCAAAGACTACATTTGGCCCGTTGACACAGCTAAGTACCTTAAGCCCGCCACCACCTTTGTGGCTGATGCTCACAAAGCTGGTCTAGAGGTCTATGCTTCTGGTTTTGCTAATGACATGCGCACTAGCTTCAACTACAGCTTTGATCCCTCCGCTGAGTATCTTCAGTTTGTAGACAACGGCCAGTTCTCTGTTGATGGCATCATCACCGATTTCCCGCCAACAGCCTCACAAGCCATCA CTTGCTTTTCTCACCAAAAGGGCAATCTCCCCAAAGTAGGGAATGCCTTAGTTATAACTCATAATGGAGCAAGCGGGGACTATCCAGGCTGCACAGATCTGGCTTACGAGAAAGCAGTCAATGATGGAGCAGACGTGATTGACTGTTCTGTCCAGATGTCCAAAGACGGAATTGCTTTCTGCCATGATTCTGCAGACCTCACAGCAAGTACCACCGCCATGACTACTTTCATGTCTCGAGCCACCAGCGTTCCTGAGGTCCAGCCTACCAATGGcattttctcttttgatcttACATGGGCCGAGATCCAGTCTGTGAAgc CACAAATCGAGAACCCCTTCACTTCCACGGGATTCCTGAGAAACCCTGCGAACAAGAACGCCGGGAAGTTCACGACTCTTGTTGACTTTCTTGAAATCAGCAAAGCAAAGGCAGTCACCGGAGTTTTGATAAACATCGAG AATGCTGCTTATTTAGCATCAAAGAAAGGCTTAGGAGTCGTAGACGCAGTGAAGTCCGCTCTGACCAATTCCACACTCGACAAGCAATCTACTCAAAAGGTTTTGATTCAGTCAGATGACAGTTCAGTTTTATCTAGTTTCGAGGCTGTCCCTCCTTACACTAGAGTCTTGAGTATCGACAAGGAGATTGGAGATGCTCCAAAACCATCCATCGAAGAAATCAAGAAGCACGCAGATGCTGTCAATCTCAAGAGAACTTCCCTCGTCACCGTCTCCCAAAGCTTTGCCACAGGAAAAACTAACGTTGTAGAGGAAATGCACAAAGCGAATATCTCTGTTTACGTCTCTGTGCTAAGAAACGAATACATCTCCATAGCGTTCGACTACTTCTCTGATCCTACGGTAGAACTTGCAACATTCATTGCAGGGAGTGGCGTTGATGGAGTAATCACAGAGTTCCCTGCCACCGCTACCAGATACTTGA GGAGTCCATGCTCAGATTTAAACAAAGACCAGCCCTATGCAATCTTACCTGCAGAAGCTGGCGCTCTAATGGCCGTGGCAGACAAGGAAGCACAACCACCAGCAAGTGCTCCAAACCCGCCTCTTGATGCCAAAGACGTGATCGATCCGCCTCTGCCTCCGGTTGCAAACATGGCCTCCTCCAATGAAACTGTAGGAGGTCAGCCACATACTCCTCCTCCTTCAGGCACCGTTGCCACTGCTGCTAATCTCAGTCTTTCCTTGTTGGCAATGATGGCTTTCGGACTCCTCTATGCTGCCTAA